The following DNA comes from Desulfitibacter sp. BRH_c19.
ATAAAAATGGTATTTCAAAGGCACCAAAGGAAAAAGCAAAAACTATGGCAGATGCAGAAATTATGCTTGGCATACTAAGAGGTAGTGTAACTTGAAAAAACACCTGCCATGGAGAAGCTTTTAACGTAGCTGCCACATCATTTAGCTTTCCATGTATATTTTTCATAACTGTATAAATCATTAATGTAATAAAGGGTATTTCTTTCCACATGTATATTGTTATGATTCCAATAGCATTTCTCGAATAGAAAACAGGAGGAAACTGTCCTGATTCATTAATTACCCCTAGGTTAATGAAAATCCTTGCTAAAAACCCTCCTTGTGATATTAGAAAAACAATCATTAATGCAGCAACTATATGTGGAACTGCTATTGGCAGTTTATACATAAAGTCAATTACTTTGTTCTTCTGCTTTAGGTTCACCATATAATTTGCCAAATATATAGCTATTATAGTTGACAGAAAAGTTGATACAAAAGCTATATATAAGGTAAAGGTAAGGGAGGCCATAAATTCTTTTTGCTTTACTACTAGCAAGTAATACTTAAGAGTAAATTGCGTTAATCCCAGAACTGGAAAATATCCAAAACTCTGAAGTAACGCAAAAACAAGACCCCCCAAGAAAAATATTGTCAATACTAATAAAGCTGGTGCCAAATAAAGATATGGTTTGTATTTCATTCTTTACTCCTTGATAACATTATCTCTCCAAAGATCTTCTATAACTTGAATGTAGGCTGACGCAATCTCAGGTAAACGATGATTAGCTAATTCTTCTGCTGACAGAGTTGCAATTCCTAGATCAGTACTTTCGATTTCTTGTATATACTTTTCCTCTAGCTTATTAATATCTAAAGCTATCATATCACCCCAATTTGTAGGATCATATTTAGATATTTGCGCCTCTGGGCTCATGAGGAAATTTGCTAATACCATGGCACCGCCCTTATTGGGTGCGTTAAAGGGTATTGCTAAAAAATGTGTATTGCCAATCGTACCCTGGTCCCATACAAAAGTACGAACTGTATCAGGCACTAGTCCCTGGTCTATCATACCGGAAAATCTTGATGGATGATATGTCATAGTAAAGTCTACTTCTCCATCTGTAAAGAGCTGATCAAGCTGAGCTATCTGGGAGGGATAGGTCTCTCCTTGTCTCCAAAGATAGGGTTTAATATCATTTAAATATGCCCAAAGTGGTTGCAGCTGTTCATTTAAGTCCTCTATGTTTACTTCTTCAACATAGGGAAAGGCTTCGTAGCCTCCACATAATTCATACATTAAATGCCGTATAAAAACACTACCTGTAAAATCAGGCATTTCAGGATAAGTAAATCTTCCTGGATTAGCTTTTACCCACTCCATTAGTTCTGAACTTGATCTAGGTGGATTACTTACTCTAGCAGTATCATGAGTAAAGGCGAACTGTGCTTTCCCATATGGAACCTCAAATCCCTCAACAGGAAAACCAAAATCAAACGCAATATCTAGTGCATCCGTATCTACATACTCATTGAAATTTGGTATTTTTTCTGCAAATGGTCCCCATAACATCTCGGCCTGGCGAGCAGTACGAAAGTTTTCTCCATTAATCCAAAGTAAATCAATAGAGCCTTTTTGCCTGTTAACCTGCTTTTCTCCAAGAAGTTTATTGATAAACTCTGGAGCATCCATTGGGACTCGATTAACTGTAATATTATATGTTTCCTGCATGGTCTGGGAAACATAATTATCTACCCAACTATTAATTCTGTCATCTCCACCCCACATATAAAAGTTAACAGTTGTACCTTGTGCAGAAGCAACAATAAGATCCCAATCCTGTTCTAAAACGTCTTCTTCTAGAACCTCACCCTTGTCATTACCACACCCTGCCACAGGCAATACAATTATTAAAATTAATAGGATAAACAATAATTTACGCAACTTTTTTGTCACCCTCAATTTTTTGTCTTTTTTGTATCCAACCTGGTATTAAAGATATTATTACAAAAAATACTGCAGCTACACCTAAGTACATTAAAGTTTTACCTAGATTTCCTTGACCACTTACTACAGATCCTCCAGCGAATGAAAATGCGGCAGCTCCTGGAATCATACAAATCCAAGAAACAAGCACATATGTTGCAAATTTAATTTTAGTTAAACCATAGGCATAGTTTTGTAGGTTAAATGGGAATACAGGAACTAGTCGAGTAACCATAAGCATCCGCCATCCTTGCTTTTCTACACCTTCATCAATTTTCTTGAATTGTTCATTTCCTTGTACCCAACCCTCTACCATGGAACGTGCTGCATAACGAGCTACTAAAAATGCTGCTGTAGCTCCAAGAGTCGAACCTATAGAAGAATATAATATTCCAAACCATGGGCCAAAGACAAAACCTCCTAAAAGTGCAACTGGCAGTCCTGGTAAAAAGAAGATACATGCAGCAATCCATAATACAATATAAACTAGTGGACCAATCATACCAAAGCTATTAATCCACTCAGTAAGCTTTGTTATGTTATCAATGCTGATATAATCAAAAACTCCAAAGACTTTCATTAGGATAACAACAGCCGCAATTATACCCATAATTATAAGTAGTTTGACCTTATCCTGTTTCTTGTTTTTTGATTTTTTTTCCTTTTCCATAAAATCCCCCTCTTTCTAGACATCCATTTTTAACTGTTTATCCAAAATATTCTATATAGGTTAAGGCCCCCACTTCTATAAGTGGTCTCTAAATCAGGTGGAGTAGAGCCTCCATCTGATACCCCGATGTTCAGCTTTGGCTGAATGAGTTCACTTAATTTGTTTAAAGAAGAAGGAGTAGACTTACCCCTTCTTCTTTAACAACATATTTTATTGATCAGTTTCAATTGGTAGATCTTCATTATAGCTCCACTCAATCCAGGAACCATCGAAGTTTTGAACATTGTCATATCCAATGAGTCTTAAGTTAAACCAGGCCGCTGCAGATCTTACACCTGATTGGCAATAGGTTATTACAGTTGTGTCCTCTTCAATACCAAATTCTTTATACATTTCTCTTAGTTCTTCTGCACTCTTAACTGTCTTATCTTCATTTAAATTCTGATTCCATTCAATCCATACGACTCCTGGCAATCTGCCCTGTCTAAAGGCACCGCTTTTAAGTTCTTCCCCTGTATACTCTCCTTCTGCACGAGTGTCTATAATCACTACGTCACCACTATCAACAGCATCTTTAACTTCATCTAAAGTGGCATAAATATCCATGTCAAAGTCCTTTGCAGTATATGTGGTAGGAGTAATACTAGGACCTTTAAGTGATGTATCTCCATCTGTAGCGACCCAAGCATCCCATCCGCCATTAAGTACCTGCATATTTTCATGTCCGTAGCCAAACAAAGCCCACCAAACCCTTGCACTATCATATACACCTTTATCATCATAAATAATTACTCTGGTGTCATTATCAATACCTAGACTGCCCATTAATTCTTCCCATTGTGCCTTATCACAAAGCATACCTCCAAAACCGTAATCTGCTTCTGGAGCTTCATATTCGGGTCTCCAGACATTAATTGCTCCTGGAATGTGCCCGAGTATGTATTTAGCTTGAGCACGAATGTCTAAAATCGCAACATTTGGATCGTCAACTATTTCCTTCAATTCCTCAACATCAACTAACATCTCAGGTCTTGCATACTCTTGTTCGTCAACTGTTACTGATGGTGCTTGTTTTTGGCCACAACCAACAGCCAATAGACTTAGAACTAAAAGAAGTACTACTAAAATATTTAATCTTTTTTTCACAAACATTAACCAACCTCTCCTCTCTCTCTCCTGCAATAGATTTGTTTTGTACTTGAGAACCCAGATACCTCACATAGAATAAATACTTTTTTGCACAAGCTTTGATTTAAAAAAAGTAAATAAATTTTGTAAAGTTTGTGAAGGTACTTTCATTCTCAATGTCTAATACTTACAATAAGATTATACTATGGCGGCATAAGATTTTATAATGATAGTATTTTATGCTATATAATTTATTGTTATATTCTTTATAATGTTTTCTTATACAAATGTTTGGAGGTTTTTTATGAATCTTGAGTATCTTAAAACGTTTTACATTACTGTCCGATGTAACAGTATTTCTAAAGCAGCAAAGCTGTTACACATGTCTCAGCCTGGTGTAAGTA
Coding sequences within:
- a CDS encoding spermidine/putrescine ABC transporter permease, translated to MKYKPYLYLAPALLVLTIFFLGGLVFALLQSFGYFPVLGLTQFTLKYYLLVVKQKEFMASLTFTLYIAFVSTFLSTIIAIYLANYMVNLKQKNKVIDFMYKLPIAVPHIVAALMIVFLISQGGFLARIFINLGVINESGQFPPVFYSRNAIGIITIYMWKEIPFITLMIYTVMKNIHGKLNDVAATLKASPWQVFFQVTLPLSMPSIISASAIVFAFSFGAFEIPFLLGATYPKALPVWAYYNYISPDLYNRPIAMVITIILTSVCVMLVGLYYLFMKKYLRQWG
- a CDS encoding ABC transporter substrate-binding protein — encoded protein: MRKLLFILLILIIVLPVAGCGNDKGEVLEEDVLEQDWDLIVASAQGTTVNFYMWGGDDRINSWVDNYVSQTMQETYNITVNRVPMDAPEFINKLLGEKQVNRQKGSIDLLWINGENFRTARQAEMLWGPFAEKIPNFNEYVDTDALDIAFDFGFPVEGFEVPYGKAQFAFTHDTARVSNPPRSSSELMEWVKANPGRFTYPEMPDFTGSVFIRHLMYELCGGYEAFPYVEEVNIEDLNEQLQPLWAYLNDIKPYLWRQGETYPSQIAQLDQLFTDGEVDFTMTYHPSRFSGMIDQGLVPDTVRTFVWDQGTIGNTHFLAIPFNAPNKGGAMVLANFLMSPEAQISKYDPTNWGDMIALDINKLEEKYIQEIESTDLGIATLSAEELANHRLPEIASAYIQVIEDLWRDNVIKE